The genomic DNA CAACGATGGGAAGTGGACTCGTTTCAGTGAGGCCGTCCAACGCATATGCCAGCGAGGGTTCGTCTTTGAGGAAATGTTCTGTCGGCAGCAGGGGCATGGTCATCTTCGGTGAGATAGATCGACCTCGTAGTAATCGACATGGGCATAATCGGGATGCCAGAAAAGCCAACCTCTAGCCGGGACATTTCTCCATGCCTTCAGAATCAGGGACGGGCTTCCTTTCATCGAAGCCACAGCGGGGGAGCGTCATAGAAATCGAAGACGACGGCCTTCTCTTGCCTAGCTTCGTCCGGGATGAATGTAGCGAATTCCTCATCTGATATTCCCACGTTGTGCCTGGCGGGCGATTGGGGGATGCCGGTTGTATGCCGGGGCAATTCGGGCGTTGGTCCAAACATCAGTCGGCCCTGACAAATTCACAACAACCTGAAACAGAAAGACAAAATTGGATCCTCAATGTTTCATTCTTGACCAGTAACTGTAGTAATTCTGCAAGAAACCGGTCGCGCACGCCGGGTCGAGAGTGCTCATGAAGGCCAAACCCGCCAGAAATGACCAGGGCAATTTTCTCTACGAGGACCTCATCGATCAACTCAATCCCAAGGATCCTCTGCTCAAGCTCGCGGCGGCCATCTCCTGGGAGCGGTTCGAGCAGGAGTTTCCCGGTCTCTACAGCGAGCATGGCCGACCGGCAAAGCCCATCCGGCTCATGGCCGGCCTCATGATCCTCAAGCGACTCGAAAACCTGAGCGACGAACGCGTCATTGAGGAATGGGTCCGCAATCCCTACTATAGGCCTTCTGCGGCGAAACACATTTTCAATGGAAGTTTCCCTGCGACCCCACAGACTTGGTCTATTTCCGCAAGCGTATCGGCGAGGAAGGCGCACTGCTGATCTTTGAAGCCTCGGTCACATGCACGGTGACGCGCAGAGGTCTCCAGGAAGTAATCGCCCAACCGAGGCCCCTTCTGTCGAATAGCCATACCCTCCTACTTTGAATAAAGAAAGAATAGCATAATAAACCGAATGTTTTAAGAGAAAAGTGTAAGTTTGCCGTGCAGAAGCCTCATAAAAGGTATCGACGTCTATATCGCGTTTGATGTATATGGTTTTCGCATCGTCTGAGTGCCGAAAATTGTCCCTTTCAAGCTGTGGTGAATATGAATCTTGCACTGTTATCTATTCCTTTGGATGCTACGAAAAAAGAATCTGATCGGGCTCTGCCTTTTTCAATTGCTCTTAATTATGGCCTGCTGTCCATAGCAACCTATGTCTCTCAACATGGGTTTAAGGCTGAAGTTTTTGACACCCAACCTCTGCCTCGAGCAGAGGCAGTGGATCGAGCACTTGAGTGGCTCTTAGATGCCAAACCTCATGTGATAGCACTCTCCTGCATCAGCGGTTTTAGCTATAATAATTTAAAAGAATATTCAACTCGCATTCGTGAACAATTTCCGACCACACCAATTGTAGTTGGAGGACAAGATCATGTCGGTAGATTAGGGGAGAGGGTGTTCGATGATATCCCTGAGATCGATGTTGTAGTCTATGGCGAAGCAGAAAAAACAACACTAGCTATACTTCGGCATTGTATTGCTCAAAAGGATTTGGAGCCACTTTGCCGAGAGTATCCGATTTGGGTTAAAAGCCGTGACAACAAAGTATCTACTTTTTCTTCTTGTTCAGAATATAATGTAGAAGAGATCGGAGGGCTAGATTATTCGCTGTATTGCAATGCTAAAGCTTTTCCTGCTTCAATTGAAGTGGCAAGAGGTTGCCCTTTTCATTGCAGGTTTTGTTCAAACATAAAACGTAGATATATAAAGAAATCAGTAGTCAATATTTTAGGTGAAGCAAAGGAACTAGTCAAATTTTATGAAAAAAATGACATCTCGATTTATTTCCAGTCTCCCATTTTTCGGATGGAGAAAGAAGAAATTGAGTTGTTGAAGGCTGAAAGGAATAGGGAAGGACTTTGTTTCAAATGGAGAGCTCAAACTCGTGTAGATACTTTGTCGCCAGACGACATCCCATTGCTTGTTGAGGCCGGGGCGGCGGTTATTGATCTTGGATTCGAAAGCGGAGCTCCCGAAATTTTGTTGGCAATGAAGAAAACTAAAACACCGGAAAGCTATCTTAACGATGCAAAACAAATTTTGTTGGCCGCCCATCAAGCTGGTTTAATTATCAAGCTTAACATCCTTTTTTATGCAGGAGAAAGGGATACTACTTTGCTTGAAACATTTGATTTTTTGTCAAGCAGTGAGCGTTACCTTCATTCAATTTCAGCATATCCATTGTTGGTGTGCCCTGGCACACAACTTGAGGAGTCGATCGAACCAATCCTTCTCAAACATGGTGGTTCAGTTTGCAGATCACCGGAGTGGGCAGAAAGGCACATATTTCCCGTCAATAGTAGTGCGGCATATTCATATGACAGGCTTAAAGAAATCGGCAAGATGTTTGGAAAAGCTTTTCAAACAGTTGACAACTATTATCAAGAAAGGCGTCATGGGTATTATCGCCCTGGACTGACAAAGAGTGAATTTGATGCTCAGTTGAACTCAGGTGTGATAGAGCTATTGCCATGCTCTATTGATAAGAAAAGTATGCTTGAATATCGTAACCGACTACATCAAACAATCATTGAAGGATAGGTTGTTTCAATGAAAATAGCATTAACTGGCCCCTCCTCAACCGGAAAGACTACCCTAATGAACGATTTGTTGGATTGCAGTAGCATGTCGCAGATAGACGCTTCGTGTGCACGAGTGGATATTCGGTCATTGCTTCGCAATCTCGGCCTGAGAGCTGACGGTAAAGGGTGCAATAAAGAGCAGATGAGAAAAATGCAATGGGCTATTCTAGAGGAAAAGCAACGTGTTGAAAAAACGTTGGATAGCTTGGTTACTGACAGGTCTTATTTAGACCTGGCAGCTCACTGGCTTCATAGAGATGGAACTGACGATGAAGAAACAAAAGTATATGTTAATCAATGTGTAGAACTGGCGAGTGCTAACTACGATTGGCACATTTATCTTCCTTTAGGAAGAATTCCATTTGTCCCAGATGGAGAACGTCCTGAGGACATGGGCTTTCAACTGGCCGTCAACACGAGTATTGAGCAGCTTTTAGGGAGATGCGATTCAAACGTGCTAGTTCTTCGTGAAAGTGACCGAAGGGCTAGCATCAAGGAAATACTGCTTAATCTGGGTCTTTAAGAGACTCAACTGGTATGTCGCAATGCTCTTGGAAGTGGTCATTGATTCGAGCTAAAGTCGTATTGATGGCTTCCAACGCTAACTCCTCGGAGGCGAAGGATTGCCATATTGTTGAAGTACTTCCGACAGAATTTTCATCATAATCAAGAAAGTACCTAACTGGGAAAGCTTTCTCTGATCTACTAAAAAAGCTTATAAAAAGAATTCGAACGACGCCTTGAAAAACCTGAGGGAAGATTGCAAAAGGTGTTTCAAATTCATTGTTTTCAAACGGCCTAACCCCTTGGTTCACAATTGCCTTGTGGATGAAGTCGTACACGGAACGTCCACTTATATTACTTGTCTTAAAGACTAGAACTCTTCCGTGTCGCGTTCCCGTTAATCCTTTTTCAGCTATGATTTTTGTGAAATCTGTAGCTTTTGACGTGAAGTGCTTTAGATTATTTTGGATGATGAGAGACATCAGCTGCTCATAATGGTCATCTTCTTTTTTCTCTTGCCCAGAAACCATGATTTCATATCTTATCCCCATGGCAACGTCATGCTCTTCTCTTGTTATACCTGCTACGTGAGGATTGTCGAAGTTGCATAAACCGGCCACTTTCATCCAAAAAAGCGAATTTGAATCGAGCGAGTTGCCCGTGAATAGAGCCCGTTCATCACACAAATAGAGATTGATCCCTGCTGAAATCATCTTTTTTACTTCGATCCCAGTGATCGCGAGCGGAGATGCGAAATGCCAAGAACAATTTGAATTTTCTTGGATTTTCTTAAGAGTGACGTCGAGCAGTGAGGGGGACAAATATAGGTCTAAAAGTGATACCGAGCTGTATTCTCTGAAGTCAAAATCTTGGAATGTTTCCTTCCAAAATGTTGTGGTTGAAAAAGTCTTATTGTGATTGCAAATCGTCGTCACTTCAAAGCCTTGCTGCTCAAGTTGTTTTTTTGTGATTGAAGCAGAAATTAAGCCATGCGCGTTGCAGTAGGCAAATACGATAGCTTTCTTCTTGGATGCGACCTCTAGGCTGCTTTGAGGTAAAGATGGGTGAATGGGGACCAGTTGCACAGGCCAAGAAAATCGAATTCCCAACAGTTCCTCTATCAGTCGGTCAATCTGCAGGCTTGCTAATTTGAAATTCTCAACGAAAAGTTCCAGTTTGGTCCCAATATGATTCACGCGCAACCTAAGAGCTATAATACTAAGCACGCTCAAATGATGTGGAATCTGGTCTTTGTTTATTCTTTCGATGATTTTTTCTCGAGATCCTTGGAAATCGGGACTTCTTCTGTAGTCTAAGTCCATACTGTCAGCAATGCGTATCATTGAGGCCAAAAGGCCCGTCCTAATTTTTAATTGCTCCTCCACTTCATCCGGATCGAAATCTTTTCTATGCCATTTACAAAGGGTGGCAACTACATGGGCTTCTTCGGCGGAGAAAGGGAGTTCTCCAGACTCAGAGAGCTCAAGCACTAAATCATGTGCGACGATGTGGTGATTGTCTCTGTCGTCTGCCATCCCAATGTCATGGAGAAGTGAGGCAGCGAGTAAAAGAGCTTTTTCGTGCGGTGAGATGTCAAAAAGAGAGCAAAGTAACTTGGCATTCATGTACACCCGCTGGGCGTGGAGTGGCCCATGATCGTTCATTTGCAGGGCATTGGCCGTGTCCTTAGCCGCCTCCATAAAGGGCAGGCTCGCTTTATAAACATATATTTCATTTGATAAATCATACATTTAAGCACCATTGACCATAGTGATTCGGTTCAAGAACAACACAATAAGTGGTTCGAAACATAAGAAGATCTATCCACAAACCGTGAAGCAACTCAGCTGCTGTTCTATATTTTTTCGCCCCTTAACTCTAGCACGCTCAGACTCGCCTTTCTGGGAGCAATTCCTATTCACTGCAGATTGAACGATCAAAGCTAGTTTCAAATTCTCAAAGTCCGCCTCTCCGATATCGCTTCGCCTGAAAACCGTGCTTCCCATTTTTGAGTGAGGCTTTCTGCTTTGGCGTGATCATTTGAATCCAAGTGGACTGGCATAATGACCTTTGCGCCTCCACCCATCCTTTGGACCACTGATCGGTCTTTTTAAGGTGGAGCCCGGCGTCCGAGTTTGTGCCTCCGAGGAGGCGGGTCGCCATAGCGTTGTGGAGCGTAGCCCGTCCCCGTAGGGGCGGCCCGAAGGGCCGAGGGCGGAGCGGAGCAACGGCTACGAGCCAAGTCAATGAACATTCAAGTTGCCCCTGTATACGTCAGCGGGAGTTCTTTTGTCCAACGACGAATGACCGCGCTCCTCGTTGTAGTACCGTAAATAGCACGTAAGCCCATGGTATAGCTCGATTCCTTCACAGTACGCCCTGGGGTAAATATCCTCATATTTCACCGTCCACCACAGCCGCTCAATGAAGACGTTGTCGATTGCGCGACCTTTGCCGTCCATGCTGATTGCAATTCCCTTGCTCTGCAGAACTCCGGTAAATTCACGACTCGTGAACTGCGCTCCCTGGTCCGTGTTGAACACCTCCGGCGTAGAGATGCGCAAAGCCTTGTTGAGCGCATCCACGCAGAAAGAACTATCCATCGAGTTCGATAGCTCCCAAGCCAGCACGAAGCGGCTCCACCAGTCTATCACTGCCACCAAGTACAGAAAGCCGCGCTGCATGGGGATGTAGGTGATATCAGCGCTCCAGACTTGATTTTTTTGTTCAATGGCAACTCCTTTCAGCAGATAAGGAAACACGGGATGCTCCGGGTTGGGGACACTCGTATGCGGCCCTGGAGTAATAGCCTGCAAACTCATCATCTGCATCAGTCGCTCAACCCGCTTGTGGTTGACCTGATGCCCTTGTGTCCTCAGCCAATCTGTCATGCGCGGCGAGCCGTAATCAGGCTGACGCAGGTACTGCTCGTCGATCAGACGCATCAGGGCCAAATTTTCATCGGATTCGGCCTCAGGCTTGTAGTAAAATCCCGAACGGGAAATGTCTGCCAGCTTGCATTGCCGCCGGATGGAATACTCCCGATCCGGTTTGATCCACTGGCGGCGCAGCTCAAGCGGCAGGCTTACAATTTTTTTTCAAGCCACTTGATATCCATTTTGAGCCGACCGATCTCCTCAAATAAAGGTGCGGTGATCTCTTCCTGGCCCTTGGCTTTCTTGCCACTGGAAAAGATGCCCTCGGCATTCTCAAGAAGCTGCCGCTTCCACGTGGAAATCTGGTTTGGGTGCACCTTGTGCTCCGCAGCCAGTTGCGCCAGCGTCTTCACGCCACGAATCGCCTCAAGCGCGACCTTGGCCTTGAACTTGTCCGACTGTTTCCGTCTTTTGCTGCTCTTTGTCATACGTCCTTCCTTATCGGTTTAAGGACGCTGATTCCACCTTAACCGGGTGGTCCGAATTTCGGGGGAAAGCGTAGTATGTACCAGCTGAGAAAACGGAAACAATTTGATCAGGCTGTGGGTGGCAGAGGCGCACGCGCGTCCTGACATCCATCGGTGAAGTTGCGAGGTGAAGTCGGGGATATCGTCTTTTGGAAAGAGTTGTGTGAGAAACTCGCAGAAGCAGGGGGCTTGGGTTGTCCCAGACAATATGTCGTTGATGATTTTGCTAGCGCTTGAAGGGGTAATCTTCATTTTTGAGTGCTTTGTTCGGCTCTTGCTTTTGCTTTTTTGAACTCGCCCTGTTGCCAATTTGCCTTTTTGATTTCGTTGATAAAAGGACTGGTCGGGTACACCGTCACCACGTAGTCCACGACCTTCTTCCTACCTCCGGCTTGATAGACCGGCTTTATCTTGTAGCTGGTAAACTTGCAGCGCGGTTTACCTATGTTTGGATTGTCGAGCCGAATTTGTAGGTTCAAAATCTGCCGCCTGATATCTTCGTATCCCGACTTCTCTGCCAACTTTTTCGCATAGGATCTCTCTAGTTCCTTGATCTCTCGTTGGAATTTCTCAGATTCTGTTTTATTCTCCGAAAATCGGGCGTCCAAAGTTATTTGATCCAGTGCGACTCGAAGCTGCCGCAGCGATTCGCGCAACCTTTTACCCACCGCAAACCCTGCACCAGTGAGAAATTGGATAAGTCCAAAACTATAGCCCTTACCGTCGAGCTGCTTATGAGTATGAACAATCCGCTCTAGGAGTTTGCGACCCAAGGTGCTGATCCGGATCGAGGTCTCATAATCAAGAATTCTAAAGTCGCCATCTATGACGGCCGCAGTGGTGAGGGTGTTGAAGCTCACCACCACTTTTTTATTCTTGCCCTCCCCCATCACGCCTAGGCCCAAAATGTATGATTCCTCAAAACTAGTGCCCAGCTCGCTTTTGAGGATAAACGAAGATCTCCGCAGAATTTGAAGGCTCGTTAGAACCTCGACGTGGCTTGCCGTATGCCCCACCCTTCTTAGTTCTCTTCTAATCTCGCGGATCGAAAAAATCACGGTCATATGGCTATCCAGTACAGTGGCTCTTCCTGTGGTTGCCGCCATGTTCTTGAGGACTTCCAGAAGAATTTCTTCCTTTCCGCCTGGGTAGTAGTCCTGCCACTCCCCTTCCTGGTGACCCTTTATGATTTCCACCCTACCGGGCAGGATCGAAACAGAGGCAACTAAGCCATTACACACGCAAAATGTCCTATTCAATACAGGCAAATGGCCACTCTTACTTCGCGGCTGTCGAGTTTGGTAAAAGAATAAAGGCGCCATGTTGATACGGGTTGTGAAAGAATGATTGAACGACGCTTTTATCTGACTAAAGAGGGGTAGCCACTTAGGCCTACTCTCTACCATTGCTGATAGGTCATCATATTTTGTTCGGGTAAGCATAGGCGTCTACCCGAATGTCTCTTTCAACCATTCCAAAAAGCGATCCCGCTGGATCACATCCTTCTTCCCAAAGCGAAGCAAAATGCTTTGCGGGAACTCCCCGCGGGCTTTCATGTTTTGCAGAGTTCGCCAACGCACAGCTCCACCGGTGTATTCATCAACCGTCTTACCTGCAAAAATAGCAGGCATCTCTGCCCTCAGTTGCTCGATAATACTTTCGTTCATTTTATTAACCCTTAAAACAAAAAGGAGAGGACCACGAAAGCCATAGCCATCGTTGTTTCTCTCCTTTTGCTGGCATAACCAGCTTGGGGTTTCCGCTAGGTGGGTTAATCCCTAGCCCCCCGGTGGTCCACTAATGAGCGCATTGCTGCACTCACTAAATCCTGTAACTCAATTTTATTGCTTCTCCAAGCTGTTTTTTAACAACTTATCCCACATCTCCATTACCAACCGCTTCTCAGCCACGTGCTGAGACTTGTCATAGTGTTTTTCGCCCACGCCTTGTTCCCCATGATTAAAATGCCAATTAAGTAAATATGGAGCGCAGCCAGCATCAGACAAATGGGTTCGACACGTCCTGCGAATGTCACTTGGGCGCCAAAGCTCAACTTCCTCATGAGCACAAAACTTTTTCACAATGTCATTAATACTAGTGCAAGGCATAGTTTCCTTGGGACGCCAACGCTTCGGGAAAAGATATTGACTCTCGCCCTTAAGGCTTTTTATAATACTTACAGCGCGTTCAGTAAGCGGTACAACATGCTCCCTCTTATTCTTGGTTCGTTCGCCAGGAATAATCCAAATCATTTCTTCTAGATTGAATTCAGAAAAAGGAGCTTCGAGCACTTCTTTAACTCGCTGGCCACCAACCGCCAGAACAAGCCTAAAAAAAGAAGCAGTCTGGACAGTACAGTATTTATCCATGTTTTCCCATAACAGTTTAATTTCTACATAGCTTAAGAACCGATTTCTAGGTTGATATGCTGCTGCGTTGCGGGGAACAACTGCAACCGGATTTGCTTTCAAATCAAATTTGACGCACTGATTTGGGCGAAAGTAGTCAAATTCCCGCGAGATACCATAAGCAAATGCCCCATGAAGATATGACCTCAGGTGCGCCGCCATGGACGGCGCATCAGCGTGAACCTGCTCTAAAACGCGCTGAATATCCCGACTGCTGATTGTATTTGCCGCCCGATTTCTACCTAAATTGTCTGCAGCAGGAGTTACATTTCGGGAAGTAAGTAAAGAACGCGCAACCTCTTTCCAAGATGTTTTATTTTGGGATCTTAGGTGATCAACATAGCCTTCAAAAAGGTCTTCAACGCTGCCGACGTCCCTCTCCTCTTCAAAAGCATACTGCTTGGCCTCCTTCATTTCGGAGTAGGTTTGAGGCCCCTCACAATTGCGGTGATTTGCTTTGAGTTGTCGAAGAATGTCATCACACTCTTTAGCGCTCACTTTATGCGAAGCCCAGCCAATAGCCTCCGACTTCGTTTTCCCTTTCAATTTGTAGGTTATCGTGAAGTACTGGTCATATTTGACCCCATGTCTTCTTTTCTTGTGTTTTCTATATCTTACGCCAGGAAAATCTGTCTTGTGCCAAACAGTCATTCAGTACAACTCCTGTACAACTTTTCTCTGTGAACTGTTTATATATTCTGTGCACGATTGTGCAGGTTCACAAATTAAACTATTAAATAAAACATCGGACTGTCAACGTGTTAGTGAAGAGCTGTGTACAAATGTGAAGGTTTGATATTTCAAAGAAATACCGATTCGTAATCAGTAGGTCCGGGGTTCAATTCCCCGTTCTGGCTCCAAGGAAATCAAGGGCTGACAAGGGTTTCTACCCAAGTCAGCCCTTTTTCATACTGTCGAAAATTGACGAAAATTGACGACCGAGGGACCCTTGTGCGGGTCCCTCGGTCCTGTTTTTGGGTCCCTAACGGGTCCCTCAAAAATCACTTCTTGTCGGTGGTCAGGTCGAGCGGACCTAGGCGCACGAGATTGACGGCGAGCTGCAAGGCATCATCCGTGACATCCGCGTATGTGTCGGCGGTCACCCTGAACTCGGAGTGGCCAAGCAGTTTTTGCAGGGCCTTCATCCCTCCGCCGGATTCCAGCATGGCCACGGAGAAGGAGTGCCGAAGATCGTGCAGGGAAAGGTGGCCGAAGCCGCCGCGCTCCAGGGCGCGCTTGACCTCGTGGGTGTAGGTGTCGGCGTGGGCGTAGCGGTTGAAGATCCGGCCCTTGCCCCTCGGCATGGACTTGAGCACGGCCAGGAACGAGGCGCTCATCGGGTACGTCTTGCAGAGGTGCCGCTTCTCCTTGGCGATGAAATACTCGCGCCGGTCCCACATGATATCTTCCCACCGCAAGGCGACCAGCTCCGACCGGCGACGGCCGGTGGCCAGGCAGGCGACGACAAAGCGGCGCAGCCCGACATCCTCAATGGACCGGATGAACTCGGATATCTCTTTCGGCTCGATGA from Pseudodesulfovibrio aespoeensis Aspo-2 includes the following:
- a CDS encoding IS5 family transposase; its protein translation is MKAKPARNDQGNFLYEDLIDQLNPKDPLLKLAAAISWERFEQEFPGLYSEHGRPAKPIRLMAGLMILKRLENLSDERVIEEWVRNPYYRPSAAKHIFNGSFPATPQTWSISASVSARKAHC
- a CDS encoding B12-binding domain-containing radical SAM protein, yielding MNLALLSIPLDATKKESDRALPFSIALNYGLLSIATYVSQHGFKAEVFDTQPLPRAEAVDRALEWLLDAKPHVIALSCISGFSYNNLKEYSTRIREQFPTTPIVVGGQDHVGRLGERVFDDIPEIDVVVYGEAEKTTLAILRHCIAQKDLEPLCREYPIWVKSRDNKVSTFSSCSEYNVEEIGGLDYSLYCNAKAFPASIEVARGCPFHCRFCSNIKRRYIKKSVVNILGEAKELVKFYEKNDISIYFQSPIFRMEKEEIELLKAERNREGLCFKWRAQTRVDTLSPDDIPLLVEAGAAVIDLGFESGAPEILLAMKKTKTPESYLNDAKQILLAAHQAGLIIKLNILFYAGERDTTLLETFDFLSSSERYLHSISAYPLLVCPGTQLEESIEPILLKHGGSVCRSPEWAERHIFPVNSSAAYSYDRLKEIGKMFGKAFQTVDNYYQERRHGYYRPGLTKSEFDAQLNSGVIELLPCSIDKKSMLEYRNRLHQTIIEG
- a CDS encoding site-specific integrase — encoded protein: MTVWHKTDFPGVRYRKHKKRRHGVKYDQYFTITYKLKGKTKSEAIGWASHKVSAKECDDILRQLKANHRNCEGPQTYSEMKEAKQYAFEEERDVGSVEDLFEGYVDHLRSQNKTSWKEVARSLLTSRNVTPAADNLGRNRAANTISSRDIQRVLEQVHADAPSMAAHLRSYLHGAFAYGISREFDYFRPNQCVKFDLKANPVAVVPRNAAAYQPRNRFLSYVEIKLLWENMDKYCTVQTASFFRLVLAVGGQRVKEVLEAPFSEFNLEEMIWIIPGERTKNKREHVVPLTERAVSIIKSLKGESQYLFPKRWRPKETMPCTSINDIVKKFCAHEEVELWRPSDIRRTCRTHLSDAGCAPYLLNWHFNHGEQGVGEKHYDKSQHVAEKRLVMEMWDKLLKNSLEKQ
- a CDS encoding HD domain-containing protein, which translates into the protein MYDLSNEIYVYKASLPFMEAAKDTANALQMNDHGPLHAQRVYMNAKLLCSLFDISPHEKALLLAASLLHDIGMADDRDNHHIVAHDLVLELSESGELPFSAEEAHVVATLCKWHRKDFDPDEVEEQLKIRTGLLASMIRIADSMDLDYRRSPDFQGSREKIIERINKDQIPHHLSVLSIIALRLRVNHIGTKLELFVENFKLASLQIDRLIEELLGIRFSWPVQLVPIHPSLPQSSLEVASKKKAIVFAYCNAHGLISASITKKQLEQQGFEVTTICNHNKTFSTTTFWKETFQDFDFREYSSVSLLDLYLSPSLLDVTLKKIQENSNCSWHFASPLAITGIEVKKMISAGINLYLCDERALFTGNSLDSNSLFWMKVAGLCNFDNPHVAGITREEHDVAMGIRYEIMVSGQEKKEDDHYEQLMSLIIQNNLKHFTSKATDFTKIIAEKGLTGTRHGRVLVFKTSNISGRSVYDFIHKAIVNQGVRPFENNEFETPFAIFPQVFQGVVRILFISFFSRSEKAFPVRYFLDYDENSVGSTSTIWQSFASEELALEAINTTLARINDHFQEHCDIPVESLKDPD
- a CDS encoding IS3 family transposase (programmed frameshift), translating into MTKSSKRRKQSDKFKAKVALEAIRGVKTLAQLAAEHKVHPNQISTWKRQLLENAEGIFSSGKKAKGQEEITAPLFEEIGRLKMDIKWLEKKLLSLPLELRRQWIKPDREYSIRRQCKLADISRSGFYYKPEAESDENLALMRLIDEQYLRQPDYGSPRMTDWLRTQGHQVNHKRVERLMQMMSLQAITPGPHTSVPNPEHPVFPYLLKGVAIEQKNQVWSADITYIPMQRGFLYLVAVIDWWSRFVLAWELSNSMDSSFCVDALNKALRISTPEVFNTDQGAQFTSREFTGVLQSKGIAISMDGKGRAIDNVFIERLWWTVKYEDIYPRAYCEGIELYHGLTCYLRYYNEERGHSSLDKRTPADVYRGNLNVH
- a CDS encoding tyrosine-type recombinase/integrase, translating into MTDIMGISKKPLKVAGKASYYYKLDGRRLSLSTTNYSEACRLLRSIKDAYLKGKIQRITGENDKNLGQFADEFEAWAIETQPVKTFKANRLAMRKVIDIEGRTKRLDMLTLKTMDELKRTHRHLKPSSINNYVRHAKAVMNKAVEWGYLKANPFKGAKLLPQAKRVGFIEPKEISEFIRSIEDVGLRRFVVACLATGRRRSELVALRWEDIMWDRREYFIAKEKRHLCKTYPMSASFLAVLKSMPRGKGRIFNRYAHADTYTHEVKRALERGGFGHLSLHDLRHSFSVAMLESGGGMKALQKLLGHSEFRVTADTYADVTDDALQLAVNLVRLGPLDLTTDKK
- a CDS encoding AAA family ATPase, producing MKIALTGPSSTGKTTLMNDLLDCSSMSQIDASCARVDIRSLLRNLGLRADGKGCNKEQMRKMQWAILEEKQRVEKTLDSLVTDRSYLDLAAHWLHRDGTDDEETKVYVNQCVELASANYDWHIYLPLGRIPFVPDGERPEDMGFQLAVNTSIEQLLGRCDSNVLVLRESDRRASIKEILLNLGL